A genome region from Triticum aestivum cultivar Chinese Spring chromosome 2B, IWGSC CS RefSeq v2.1, whole genome shotgun sequence includes the following:
- the LOC123043452 gene encoding uncharacterized protein, giving the protein MAPSSAAWKPGAGKAGVEVGEPGGGGRVRIKQHVILRPAVQLGEVQRGKRGAGLEQRLEIHAAGEIDVAKLTPPAGCECEAGMRGGVAAVDGEVGHGGEVDGEARRNKAFRSAISFGWSGRLLEEEAGAPAIHEAKENSGWPYNETSERLSRSSTGKQKVGESSRKPGALGSPRSAITTRVARSAASSLRHAIEALCRDQVSPRKPRMIHTN; this is encoded by the coding sequence ATGGCCCCGAGCTCAGCGGCGTGGAAGCCAGGCGCCGGCAAGGCCGGGGTCGAGGTCGGTGAGCCTGGCGGTGGCGGTCGGGTGCGCATCAAGCAGCATGTCATCCTCCGTCCAGCAGTACAACTTGGAGAGGTCCAACGAGGTAAGCGCGGGGCAGGTCTGGAGCAGCGGCTCGAGATCCACGCCGCCGGAGAGATCGACGTTGCGAAGCTTACCCCGCCAGCAGGGTGCGAGTGCGAGGCTGGCATGCGTGGAGGGGTCGCGGCAGTAGATGGCGAGGTCGGACACGGCGGGGAAGTAGATGGCGAGGCGCGTCGCAACAAGGCGTTCCGCTCGGCGATTTCTTTCGGGTGGAGCGGGAGGTTgttggaggaggaggcgggcgccCCCGCGATTCACGAGGCCAAGGAGAACAGCGGGTGGCCCTACAACGAAACCAGCGAGAGGTTGAGCCGCTCGAGCACCGGGAAGCAGAAGGTCGGCGAGAGCAGCAGGAAGCCAGGCGCCCTCGGTTCCCCGCGCAGCGCCATCACGACCCGtgtcgcccgctccgccgccagcaGCCTGCGGCACGCCATCGAGGCCCTGTGCCGTGACCAGGTGTCGCCCAGGAAGCCCAGGATGATCCACACAAACTGA
- the LOC123043453 gene encoding uncharacterized protein isoform X1, producing MASHKCGGQMERIHCSCVHRALRGLMFSSSNKASNGWREVQGNFIPFCCCPMSRTVQEPPLVLAVDDSLVDCVVISWILRSSKYRVVVEYSFSRCHQEWLRLSYHQEGVGTDLSPLQASWHVGACHLFWAKI from the exons ATGGCGTCGCACAAGTGTGGCGGCCAGATGGAGCGGATTCATTGCTCCTGCGTGCACCGGGCGCTCCGCGGCCTCATGTTCAGCAGCAGCAACAAGGCCAGCAACGGCTGGAGGGAGGTGCAGGGTAACTTCATCCCCTTCTGCTGTTGCCCAATGTCGAGGACGGTCCAGGAGCCGCCGCTCGTCCTGGCGGTGGACGACAGCCTCGTCGACTGCGTGGTCATCTCCTGGATCCTCCGCAGCTCCAAATACAGAG TAGTTGTAGAGTACTCCTTTTCAAGATGTCACCAAGAGTGGCTCCGACTGAGTTATCACCAAGAGGGGGTCGGCACAGATTTGTCACCTCTTCAAGCGTCATGGCATGTCGGCGCTTGTCACCTCTTCTGGGCCAAAATCTAA
- the LOC123043453 gene encoding uncharacterized protein isoform X2, producing MASHKCGGQMERIHCSCVHRALRGLMFSSSNKASNGWREVQGNFIPFCCCPMSRTVQEPPLVLAVDDSLVDCVVISWILRSSKYRGGHIAGAVWHS from the exons ATGGCGTCGCACAAGTGTGGCGGCCAGATGGAGCGGATTCATTGCTCCTGCGTGCACCGGGCGCTCCGCGGCCTCATGTTCAGCAGCAGCAACAAGGCCAGCAACGGCTGGAGGGAGGTGCAGGGTAACTTCATCCCCTTCTGCTGTTGCCCAATGTCGAGGACGGTCCAGGAGCCGCCGCTCGTCCTGGCGGTGGACGACAGCCTCGTCGACTGCGTGGTCATCTCCTGGATCCTCCGCAGCTCCAAATACAGAG GTGGACACATTGCTGGAGCCGTGTGGCACTCCTAA
- the LOC123040392 gene encoding zinc finger BED domain-containing protein RICESLEEPER 2-like: MLAKIAKRFITIPATSVSSESTFSTTGRILDDYRSSLKPVMVEALVCGASYIKGAHVDLNLVPRDENEEDDVENIKLPTVVEEIND; encoded by the exons ATGTTGGCCAAGATAGCCAAGAGGTTCATTACTATCCCGGCTACCTCCGTGTCTTCGGAATCTACCTTCAGCACGACCGGAAGGATTTTAG ATGACTATAGGAGTTCGTTAAAACCGGTTATGGTGGAGGCATTAGTTTGTGGTGCAAGTTATATCAAGGGTGCTCATGTTGACTTGAATCTGGTG CCGAGGGATGAGAATGAAGAGGATGATGTTGAGAACATCAAGTTACCCACTGTGGTGGAGGAGATCAATGATTG A
- the LOC123043453 gene encoding uncharacterized protein isoform X3 — MASHKCGGQMERIHCSCVHRALRGLMFSSSNKASNGWREVQGNFIPFCCCPMSRTVQEPPLVLAVDDSLVDCVVISWILRSSKYRVF; from the exons ATGGCGTCGCACAAGTGTGGCGGCCAGATGGAGCGGATTCATTGCTCCTGCGTGCACCGGGCGCTCCGCGGCCTCATGTTCAGCAGCAGCAACAAGGCCAGCAACGGCTGGAGGGAGGTGCAGGGTAACTTCATCCCCTTCTGCTGTTGCCCAATGTCGAGGACGGTCCAGGAGCCGCCGCTCGTCCTGGCGGTGGACGACAGCCTCGTCGACTGCGTGGTCATCTCCTGGATCCTCCGCAGCTCCAAATACAGAG TGTTTTAG
- the LOC123040391 gene encoding uncharacterized protein: protein MVKEKGNEKGKGAGKENAKAKAKEKIVNYLIRQDSALPPPVPRKKRKPKVQIRKAKDFPNAPTGELIYRLKKHPPPPRRLPDRTGAGVRAAEAAASTIVRLLYLMLDVAIFPYNHIGDA from the coding sequence atggtgaaggagaaggggAATGAGAAGGGAAAGGGTGCTGGTAAGGAGAATGCGAAGGCGAAGGCAAAGGAGAAAATCGTGAATTACCTAATTAGGCAAGATTCGGCGCTGCCTCCGCCGGttccgaggaagaagaggaagcctAAGGTGCAGATTAGGAAGGCGAAAGACTTTCCCAATGCCCCAACGGGAGAGTTGATTTATAGGTTAAAAAAACACCCTCCACCTCCGAGGCGTCTCCCCGACCGCACCGGTGCCGGCGTGCGTGCCGCGGAAGCCGCTGCCTCTACTATTGTAAGATTGCTTTACTTGATGCTTGATGTAGCCATATTTCCATATAACCATATAGGTGATGCTTGA